The following nucleotide sequence is from Candidatus Zixiibacteriota bacterium.
GCAGGGAATCTAAATTCAGGTCGGTCAGCTGCGCCATTACTTTCTGAGCCTTTGGTCCCTGAATTGCCAGAAGCGCGATATCATCGGAATGATTAATCAGATTGACGCCGTCAAAAAGATGCGATTTCAACCAGTCGAAATCCTTCTCAATGTTGGAGGCGTTGACTACCAGCATGAATCTGTCCGCCAGGCGGTACACCAGAAGGTCATCAACAATGCCGCCGTCATCATAGCAAAGGGCGGAATATTGAATCTGTCCCGGTTTGAGCAGAGAGGCATCATTGGTGGTCATCTTCTGAATAAAATCGAGAGCGCGCGTTCCTGAGACTTCAAACTCCCCCATATGAGTAAGGTCGAAAAGCCCGACACTTTGCCTGACTGCCAGATGTTCCTCGATTATTCCGGTATATTGAATTGGCATCGAATATCCGGCGAACGGGACCATCTTAGCGCCGGCTTCGACATGATATTTATAAAAGGGCGTTTTCTTTATCTCACCCGGTTTGGATGCCTCCATTTCATTTGCCTCCGCCGCGGGTATAATTTAAAAGCCCGCCGGCGATAATAATCTCCCGTTGACGGGGTGTGAGACTGATGCGAAGATTATATTTCTTCCCTTTCTTTTTATTCTCCACTTCCAGCGTTTCGGAAGACTGCACCGCCTCTTTGAAATTGAGCATTTCGAGAATATCCCCCTGGCTGATGCTGTCATAATCGGCCGGATTGTTAAAAGTGACCGGCAGGATTCCGAAATTAATCAAGTTTGCCAGATGAATCCGGGCGAACGATTTCACCGCCACCATTTTGACGCCGAGATACATGGGGGCGAGCGCGGCATGCTCGCGCGATGACCCCTGCCCGTAATTGTCGCCGCCGACTATGATACCGCCCCCTTTCTCTTTGGCGCGTCTGGCAAATTCCGGGTCAACCTGGTAATAGACATATTCGGCTATCTTGGGGATATTGGAGCGAAGCGGCAATATCTTGGCTCCGGCCGGCATGATATGGTCGGTGGTAATGTTGTCGCCGACTTTGATAAGAACTTCGCCGGAGTAAGAAATCGGCATCGGGTCATTAATCGGCAGAGCGGCAATATTGGGACCGCGCACCACCTCGACTTTATCCGGATTTTTCGCCGGCGGCAGAATGCCGGAGTCATCAATATCGATCTTTTTCGGCAGAACCACCTTGGGGAACCGCCCCAATTTGCGCGGGTCGGTGATAAAACCGGTCAGAGCCGCCGCCACACAGACTTCCGGGCTGGCAAGATAAACATTGGCATCTTTGGTGCCGCTGCGTCCGGGGAAGTTCCGATTAAAGGAGCGAATCGAGACCGCTCCCGAGGCCGGCGCCTGACCCATCCCGATACAGGGTCCGCAGGCTGATTCAATGATACGCGCTCCGGAGGCGATAATATCAGCCAGTGCGCCATTCTTGGCGATGGCGTTAAAGACCTGCTTGCTGCCGGGTGTGATAGTCATCGAGACATCAGGGTAAACTCTCTTTCCCTTCAGCAGTTTCGCCGTTATCATCAAATCGGACAGGGACGAATTAGTGCAGCTTCCGACACAGACCTGGTTGACTTTGACATTTTTCAGTTTGCTGACTTCGATAACATTGTCCGGCGAATGCGGCTGAGCGATTAAAGGCTCCAGTTTGGACAGATTGATAGTAATCACCTGCGAATATTTGGCGTCTTTATCCGGAACCAGCTTGACGTAATCCTTGACCCGCTTCTGCAAACGGAAGTACTCTCTGGTCCGCGCATCCGAGGGGAAAATGGAGGTGGTGGCGCCCAATTCAGCGCCCATGTTGGTAATAGTCGCCCGCTCCGGCACCGATAGCGAGGCGACCCCGGGGCCG
It contains:
- a CDS encoding aconitate hydratase gives rise to the protein GPGVASLSVPERATITNMGAELGATTSIFPSDARTREYFRLQKRVKDYVKLVPDKDAKYSQVITINLSKLEPLIAQPHSPDNVIEVSKLKNVKVNQVCVGSCTNSSLSDLMITAKLLKGKRVYPDVSMTITPGSKQVFNAIAKNGALADIIASGARIIESACGPCIGMGQAPASGAVSIRSFNRNFPGRSGTKDANVYLASPEVCVAAALTGFITDPRKLGRFPKVVLPKKIDIDDSGILPPAKNPDKVEVVRGPNIAALPINDPMPISYSGEVLIKVGDNITTDHIMPAGAKILPLRSNIPKIAEYVYYQVDPEFARRAKEKGGGIIVGGDNYGQGSSREHAALAPMYLGVKMVAVKSFARIHLANLINFGILPVTFNNPADYDSISQGDILEMLNFKEAVQSSETLEVENKKKGKKYNLRISLTPRQREIIIAGGLLNYTRGGGK